In a genomic window of Chaetodon auriga isolate fChaAug3 chromosome 1, fChaAug3.hap1, whole genome shotgun sequence:
- the LOC143325753 gene encoding chymotrypsin A-like, with protein sequence MAFLWILSCLAFAGAAYGCGTPAIRPIVTGYSRIVNGEEAVPHSWPWQVSLQDYTGFHFCGGSLMNENWVVTAAHCNVRTSHRVVVGEHDRSSNSEAVQVMRVGKVFKNPSYNSFTTNNDITLIKLASPVQMNAHVSPVCLAETTDNFPGGTRCVTSGWGLTRYNAPDTPALLQQATLPLLSNNQCTQYWGSRITDKMICAGASGASSCMGDSGGPLVCEKAGAWTLVGIVSWGSGTCSPSMPGVYARVSALRAWVDQTIAAN encoded by the exons ATGGCCTTCCTGTGGATCCTCTCCTGCCTTGCCTTTGCCGGCGCAGCCTATG GTTGCGGCACTCCAGCCATAAGACCCATCGTCACCGGTTACTCTCGTATTGTGAACGGTGAAGAGGCAGTGCCTCACTCCTGGCCCTGGCAGGTGTccctgcag GATTACACCGGCTTCCACTTCTGCGGCGGCTCTCTGATGAATGAGAACTGGGTGGTGACAGCTGCTCACTGCAATGTCAG gacATCCCACCGCGTGGTCGTTGGAGAACACGACCGCTCCAGCAATTCCGAGGCCGTCCAGGTCATGCGTGTTGGCAAG GTGTTCAAGAACCCCAGCTACAACAGCTTCACCACCAACAATGACATCACGCTCATCAAGCTGGCCAGCCCTGTCCAAATGAACGCGCATGTTTCCCCAGTGTGTTTGGCTGAGACCACTGACAACTTCCCCGGAGGCACTAGGTGTGTGACCAGCGGCTGGGGCCTGACCCGTTACAACG ctcCTGACACCCCCGCCCTGCTGCAACAGGCCACCCTCCCCCTGCTGAGCAATAACCAGTGCACCCAATACTGGGGCAGCAGGATCACCGACAAGATGATCTGCGCTGGTGCCTCTGGAGCCTCCTCCTGCATG GGTGACTCTGGTGGTCCTCTGGTCTGTGAGAAGGCCGGAGCTTGGACTCTGGTTGGTATCGTGTCCTGGGGCAGTGGAACCTGCTCCCCCTCAATGCCCGGAGTGTACGCTCGTGTCAGCGCGCTCCGCGCCTGGGTGGATCAGACCATCGCTGCCAACTGA
- the agrp gene encoding agouti-related protein, whose product MFSSVLLCCLSFSLLRLSSSLVHGNIQLDDGQAAGRRSEASYLSDIERSHAPESVHDPALLPVDSVEDHFLMDAGPYDEDPSTALQLQGRAMRSPRRCIPHQQSCLGYPLPCCDPCDTCYCRFFNAICYCRRVGHTCPPRRT is encoded by the exons atgtttagctctgtgctgctctgctgtttgtccttCAGTCTGCTgcgtctctcttcctctctggttcATGGAAACATCCAGCTGGACGACGGGCAGGCCGCTGGCCGCCGCTCCGAAGCCTCATACCTGTCTGACATTG AGAGAAGCCACGCCCCTGAATCTGTGCATGACCCCGCCCTCCTACCGGTCGACTCAGTGGAGGATCATTTCCTGATGGACGCAGGGCCCTATGACGAG GACCCATCAACAGCCTTGCAGCTGCAGGGTCGGGCCATGCGTTCACCTCGCCGCTGTATCCCCCACCAGCAGTCATGTCTGGGTTACCCGCTGCCCTGCTGTGATCCTTGTGACACGTGCTACTGCCGCTTCTTCAACGCCATCTGCTACTGCCGCCGAGTCGGCCACACCTGCCCACCCAGACGCACCTGA